A single window of Nicotiana sylvestris chromosome 3, ASM39365v2, whole genome shotgun sequence DNA harbors:
- the LOC138888627 gene encoding uncharacterized protein translates to MPPYEALYGRKCRTPLCWNEVGERKFVGPEIVQQTEDKVKIIKDRLKISSDRQKSYADLKRREIEHQVGDKVFLKVSSWKKIMRFGQKGKLSPRFIGPYEILERIGLVAYKLALPPELGKIQNAFHVSMLRKYRSDPSHVLPIESIEVNPDLTYEEEPIQILAHEIKELRNKRIPLVKVLWRNHSGEEATWEREEDMRVQYPHLFRD, encoded by the coding sequence ATGCCTccttatgaagctttatatgggagaAAATGTAGAACGCCTCTTTGTTGGAATGAGGTTGGTGAAAGAAAATTTGTGGGTCCTGAGATTGTGCAACAAACTGAagataaggtaaaaatcatcaaGGATCGTTTGAAAATTTCTTCAGACAGACAAAAGTCCTATGCTGATCTTAAAAGGCGTGAAATTGAGCATCAGGTGGGTGATAAGGTATTTTTAAAGGTTTCTTCATGGAAGAAGATTATGAGATTTGGCCAAAAAGGTAAACTTAGCCCTCGATTCATTGGACCTTATGAAATACTTGAGAGAATTGGTCTGGTTGCATATAAGCTAGCTTTGCCACCTGAATTAGGTAAGATCCAGAACgcctttcatgtttctatgcttcgaaaaTACCGCtcagatccatctcatgttcttcCTATTGAGTCTATTGAGGTTAATCCTGATTTGACATATGAAGAAGAACCAATCCAAATCTTAGCTCATGAGATAAAAGAGCTTAGAAATAAGAGAATCCCATTAGTGAAGGTTCTTTGGAGAAATCATTCAGGCGAAGAAGCTACCTGGGAGCGAGAAGAGGATATGCGAGTTCAATATCCACATTTGTTTCGGGACTAG
- the LOC138888628 gene encoding uncharacterized protein, which produces MSIAEYQQNFLRLSRYAKGIIDGERDKCRRFEEGLNGYIRKSVAILQLDDFSKLISAALTWERIDKEEASRRENRFRKGNSDYGGPSKKGKFDYFNTESTHKSLHHKQNKSNFSTASTPSYAQGKTHTPTCAQCGKNHYGACRRASSACFNCGSMDHKVKDCPNPNPLSYTHTEGSVQKPITTHSQANGSARPRNMQAAGSSVANQAGGSRAAARVYAMRQKNDQDGPDVVAGKFHLFGISVVTLFDPGSSHSYVCSSLAFPDTVKSVRVDFDVLVTSPLGHQAVVNRIYRDCPFMIQNLVFLVDLLEIPFRDYDVIIGMDWLHRHHALVDCRLKQVTFRTPAYSHMVVQGETSLSSNIISAVLARKMICQGCDAYLAHIVDTRLRSPSLKDIPTVCDFPDVFPDDLPGLPPEREIEFPIDLVPGTTPYFYRSL; this is translated from the coding sequence ATGTCTATTGCAGAGTATCAACAAAACTTTCTCAGGCTTTCTCGCTATGCTAAAGGTATTATTGATGGTGAAAGAGACAAGtgcagaagatttgaagaagGTTTGAATGGTTACATTCGAAAATCAGTGGCAATCTTACAACTTGATGATTTTTCCAAACTGATTTCAGCTGCACTTACTTGGGAAAGAATTGACAAGGAAGAAGCTAGTAGGAGAGAAAACAGGTTTAGGAAGGGTAATTCAGATTATGGTGGTCCATCCAAAAAGGGAAAGTTTGACTATTTCAACACTGAGAGTACACATAAATCATTACATCATAAGCAGAATAAGTCAAATTTTTCTACTGCCAGTACTCCAAGTTATGCCCAAGGCAAAACTCATACACCTACTTGTGCACAGTGCGGGAAGAATCATTATGGTGCATGTAGACGAGCTTCTAGTGCTTGTTTTAATTGTGGAAGTATGGATCATAAAGTGAAGGATTGTCCTAATCCTAATCCTCTTTCTTATACACATACAGAAGGATCAGTTCAAAAGCCTATCACTACTCATTCTCAAGCTAATGGTAGTGCTAGACCTCGAAATATGCAAGCAGCGGGCTCGAGTGTAGCTAATCAGGCTGGTGGGTCGAGAGCTGCTGCACGAGTTTATGCTATGAGACAGAAGAATGACCAGGATGGTCCGGACGTGGTTGCTGGTAAATTTCACTTATTTGGCATATCTGTTGTTACGTTGTTTGATCCTGGATCTTCGCACTCTTATGTTTGCTCATCACTTGCATTTCCCGATACTGTTAAATCTgtgagagttgactttgatgtgtTGGTCACGAGTCCATTAGGTCATCAGGCCGTTGTTAACAGGATTTACCGAGATTGTCCATTCATGATTCAAAATCTGGTCTTCCTTGTCGACTTGCTTGAAATACCCTTCCGAGACTATGATGTTATTATTGGCATGGATTGGCTCCATAGGCACCATGCATTGGTTGATTGTAGGTTGAAGCAAGTGACATTTAGAACTCCTGCATATTCACACATGGTAGTTCAAGGAGAAACATCATTGTCATCTAATATTATTTCTGCGGTCTTGGCAAGGAAGATGATTTGTCAAGGTTGTGATGCCTATCTTGCTCATATAGTCGATACACGATTGAGGAGTCCAAGTCTTAAGGACATACCAACTGTGTGcgactttcctgatgtatttcctgatgaTCTTCCTGGGTTGCCTCCAGAAAGGGAGATTGAATTTCCTATAGATCTTGTCCCTGGAACTACTCCTTATTTCTATCgctccctatag